The genomic segment ATTTCGTGCGTCTTCAGGCATGTACATCACGCAGCAGAAGGCCCATTTGTCTGACCGCTACCAGCGCGTGAAGAAGCTCGGAAGCGGTGCTTACGGCGAGGTGCTGCTGTGCAAGGACAAACTGACAGGCGCAGAGCGAGCAATCAAAATCATCAAAAAGTCTTCTGTCACGACCACGAGCAACAGCGGGGCTCTCCTCGACGAAGTCGCCGTGCTGAAACAGCTCGACCACCCGAACATCATGAAGCTCTACGAGTTCTTCGAGGACAAGCGCAACTACTACCTTGTAAGTCCTCTTTATTCCAGCGGTCTGGAGTGCCGAGAAAAGACTTCTGTGCACGAATGCGATGCGCAGATGTTCACGGCCTTCTGCATTGCATTGGGCTCTATTCCGGGCTCCACATGTTTTTGTCACGTCTCAGCTTGCATGCCGATGTCCAGAAAATGTTGACCTGTGCTAGATGCGTCTGAGGGGAACCCAGGAAGACCACCGGCGCGTTCTCAGGATGTTCGTGGGCATGTGCAGATATTCACAAAGGTGTACATGCAGCTATGTAGATGTTTGCTCGTATGCTCGTGTACCTTTGCATATCCATCATCTACATGTATTTACATCTGGCTTCGTAGTTGCAGATTCTTCCAGCGTGACTTCTACAGATTTGCGTCTTCCAATGCCTCAAGTTTAGTGCCTTCGCTGCTGTATTTCATGTGCGTAAAGAGGCAGTTCTGGGTGCCAGAGCGTTTCTCGTTTGTTCGTCTGGACGGAGTCCGCCGGTTCATGTTGACCTAGCCGCTGTGCAGTAACGGCGTGCGAGTTGCCTCGACTTTTTGGCTTTTCCCAGGTCATGGAGGTGTACCGAGGAGGCGAGTTGTTTGACGAAATCATTCTTCGTCAGAAGTTCAGCGAAGTGGACGCCGCTGTCATCATGAAACAGGTGCTCTCTGGCACCACTTACCTGCACAAACACAACATTGTGCATCGCGACCTGAAGCCCGAAAaccttcttctcgagtcGAAGAGCCGGGACGCTCTTATCAAGATCGTCGACTTTGGTCTCTCTGCGCACTTTGAAGTCGGCGGAAAGATGAAGGAGCGCCTTGGCACGTGAGTCTCAGGAAGCGAAAGGACCTCCTTTTGTTTGAAGCGTTGTCATTCTTTCGCGACTCCGAGGAGCTGTCGTTGCGCTGATGTGACCAACTGGACGGTGCGTGttctccccagaaaaagcctTCCACGTAACTAGAGTTACTGCGTCAAACCGCACCGCACTTTGCCCAAGCACAGAAGGGCAACACAAACCGACCGCGCATGAGTTCGCGACCGGATGTGGCTAGCCGTACGCTTGGGTCTACACACGCCCTGGAGGACTCGAAGCTACCTCCTGGACTTCAGAGCAAAGGGGATTTACAGATTTACACAGATGTGACATTTTCTGACGCCAGCGAGAACAAGACATGGTGTGCgtcgacgaaaagaaaagacactcAAACCTCTTCCCAGTGTGACGTGGGTGCCTTGCTTTGTTCCCTGCGTGCACGCGCGCGCGAGCGATGAATCAGAACTGGACTGACAGCTGCGTGTCGTCGTCtagtctctttcttcttgccgaCGCCGCAACAAAAGGGAAACAAAGATTTGTGACGTTAAACTCCAAAATaggtggaaaaagagaagccaATATCCAAGTAAATGCTTCAGATACGAAGGCCATTTTCGTGTAGCGCACCTGACCAAGTTTTGCTTGGAGTTTGGGGACCACTCTGGTTGTTGCAGATACACTGGACTTCTACCTCTCTGGAATTGTCCTTGCTCTTCAGAGCCTACTACATTGCCCCAGAAGTTCTGAGAAAGAAGTACGACGAAAAATGCGATGTCTGGTCTTGCGGCGTTATCCTCTACATTCTCCTTTGCGGCTACCCGCCCTTCGGAGGTCAAACCGACCAGGAGATCCTCAAGAGGgtcgagaaaggaaaggtgAGAACTGCACCGTGTAAAGACatcgtcttctgctgctcgcgAACACCGGTGCAATCCTAGGGCAAGACTAAAGTCGTGCTTTTGTAGAGTGTTCGTGAAGCCGCGTTCACGCGGAGCTTATCTCCAGGAACAAACGAGAGCAAACTTACCCACCGCGCGTGTAAATGGACTTCACGAAAATACTTTTAAGGCATCGTGTCTCAGGGGTCACAACTCTGGTTTTGTTGCTTTTGTTTCTACGTCAACCTGTCACCCTGACAAACTGTTGACACGGCTATGGCCAGCTTTGTTGAACGTCTGATCCAGGAACAGACAAGAGGGCAGCTGCCCAACTCGTGCGTGTACTTCGTAGAAAAAGATTCGCTCTAACTAATGTGTTGCATGCCTtggcttcctcgtcttcgctcttcttcgcaagACGACACGACCAACGTGGTGTCTCGAAGACGGGGCCCTGACGGCAAGACGTGGTTTCCACTCGGGATTCGCTGTCGCCTTTTTTGCGTCCGCGAATCTTGAAAACTGTTGTTGTGGCGAGGCGAAATCTCTTCGCGACTCATACACTCACATCGATCCTCAGATTTGTCCCCTTTGTGCATACATAGACGTATCCGTACACACGTATACATACCTATGCctacacgcatatatatatatatatatatatatattggtaTATACTGATGTGTCTATCTGTGCACACATAGATCTGCCAAAGCTcatgaatacatatatatatatatatatatatgcatgtggcTGCCTGTTGGAGAGATTGTGTTGAGTTCGTGTAGAAGTCCCTTTTCGTTCTGTTTGTGAGGGTATTTGTGGCAGCTAAAGTTGGCCTTCTTGGGTGTGTTCTCTTGCGCTCAGTTTTCCTTCGACCCGCCTGACTGGACTCAAGTGTCGGAcgaggcgaagcagctggtcaagctgatgctgacctaCGAGCCTTCGAAGAGAATTTCTGCTGAGGAGGCGCTGAATCATCCGTGGATCGTCAAGTTCTGCTCCCAGAAACACACCGACGTCGGCAAACACGCTCTCACGGGCGCCCTGGGCAACATGAAGAAATTCCAGTGCGTCTTTTCAGGGAAAGAACAAACCGTAGAAATTGAGCTCAAGAGCCCGTGCTACAGGCAGGACATCACGCAAGGACACTCGCAGGCGTTAAGTCAGAACCGCGAAACGTCTCGACTTCCCAAACTCGAATTCACGTATACATCTtaacacatatatacacatatgtacacacacatatataataaatatcaatatatattcgtatatGTACGTGTATCTTGAGAGGTGTCAAGTGGTGGAAAGGTCCATATTTTTGTTTCCGTTTATTTTTGGGTCACTCTTGCGCATGGCATGAATTTCAGGTCCTCACAGAAGCTGGCGCAAGCGGCCATGCTGTTTATGGGGAGCAAGCTGACGACtctggaggagacgaaggagctGACTCAGATCTTTCGTCAACTTGACAACAACGGGGACGGCCAACTGGATCGCAAGGAACTAATTGAAGGTTACAGAAAGCTCATGCAGGTGAGCAAGCAAGGCGATACGCGCGGCTTCTCGCGGCTCTCCACAGAACTCGGTTTTTAGCTTTATACCTTTTAAACATGTGTGTTTTACTGCGACGGTTTCTTTCGTGAAGCCAAGGTTGATGGTCTCCAGTGTTCTTCTCAATGCAGTGGACATCCGTGTCTTTAGTTCCTGACACGCATCTCTCACCTCGCCTGCAAACACATGGGGAAATTCACAAAGCCATACAGTATATCGAAAcatgcttatatatatatacacgtatattCTATATGCGCCTAAatgtgtatatttatgcGTGTGCTTCTTGGGCAACACAGCGAGACAAGGGAACAGTGGAAATTTGTATTTTAATTCGCGGCACACATCTCTCACTACActcgcatgcatctgtggAAATGTGCATAGCCATGGATGTCTAAAGATGCATATATGCTGTGTGCATTCTTATGGTGTTGGGCTGCATGTCGAGATGTGAGAAATGTGGACTGGAattcctgcatgcagtggaagGGCGACACCGTATCTGACTTGGACAGCAGCCAGATAGAGGCAGAGGTGGATCACATTCTCCAATCTGTCGACTTTGACAGAAATGGATACATTGAGTACTCTGGTGAGTTTTCCTCCGCTGTCAATGCGAATACATAACGGGGATCC from the Toxoplasma gondii ME49 chromosome IX, whole genome shotgun sequence genome contains:
- the CDPK3 gene encoding calcium-dependent protein kinase CDPK3 (encoded by transcript TGME49_305860~Gene product name based on ToxoDB Community Expert Annotation.) produces the protein MGCVHSKNPHSKHAGAAGEKPDASLEKGGQSKGSAPSSGTGDSGKGTGSPDTKRDSMPMTPGMYITQQKAHLSDRYQRVKKLGSGAYGEVLLCKDKLTGAERAIKIIKKSSVTTTSNSGALLDEVAVLKQLDHPNIMKLYEFFEDKRNYYLVMEVYRGGELFDEIILRQKFSEVDAAVIMKQVLSGTTYLHKHNIVHRDLKPENLLLESKSRDALIKIVDFGLSAHFEVGGKMKERLGTAYYIAPEVLRKKYDEKCDVWSCGVILYILLCGYPPFGGQTDQEILKRVEKGKFSFDPPDWTQVSDEAKQLVKLMLTYEPSKRISAEEALNHPWIVKFCSQKHTDVGKHALTGALGNMKKFQSSQKLAQAAMLFMGSKLTTLEETKELTQIFRQLDNNGDGQLDRKELIEGYRKLMQWKGDTVSDLDSSQIEAEVDHILQSVDFDRNGYIEYSEFVTVCMDKQLLLSRERLLAAFQQFDSDGSGKITNEELGRLFGVTEVDDETWHQVLQECDKNNDGEVDFEEFVEMMQKICDVKVKH